The following proteins are encoded in a genomic region of Microcoleus sp. FACHB-68:
- a CDS encoding adenylate/guanylate cyclase domain-containing protein, with protein sequence MRLTKLHVKIVFALAAVTIFSFLLLKFLSVDFIEHDRYNSNLGQIKEIDATLNKNVFELRYGNLNYYDPLVNSLEKLKIVEKKLESTPSFIDKQGQVELQEILKNYILIQDQKEIFIEEFKSKNAVLKNSLYYFPILTTEIRQQAFLVDDELAIRINDLLRDVLIYNLTASEELAPKINEQIEELSNNREQYISVKAADLDLVIAHVNIILKNKPAVDRLLETLVSMPTFQRSDDLYKTYTRQYEKALETVGIYRVLLYIFSIVLISSISAYIILKLRRASQVVNAAKEKLQQALEATQEAEEKYRSIFENSTDGIFQTTAEGQYLNANPTLAYIYGYSSPAELIDTVTNISKQLYVNPNRRAEFVAALQKNDSISQFESQVYCKDGSIIWISENARTVKDIAGNLLYYEGTVEDITERKRVQATLQESENRLRMQQTALMELAMCQPLYSGELNAALPEITKTAAHTLSVARTSVWLYSEDKSALHCLDLYELNHSQHSFGTELYAVDYPAYFKALETYRAIAAHDAHKDSRTKEFSASYSTPLGINSMLDVPIRLGGQTVGVLCLEHVGPARKWALEEQNFTSYLAYMTSLAMESCDRKRAQEALREEQEKVERLLLNILPQPIAERLKQETGSIADSFEEVTVLFADIVGFTQLSATISPTQLVELLNEIFSTFDQLAERHDLEKIKTIGDAYMVVGGLPMPRSDHAHAIAEMAMDMQREVAKFSVKNGQPFNIRIGINTGPVVAGVIGLKKFIYDLWGDTVNTASRMESHGIAGAIQVTQKTYQLLQNQYKFEQRGLIEVKGKGEMEVYLLTGRKGKG encoded by the coding sequence ATGAGATTGACCAAGCTGCACGTTAAAATTGTGTTTGCCTTAGCAGCGGTAACGATCTTCAGCTTTTTATTGCTCAAATTTTTGTCAGTTGATTTTATAGAACACGACCGATATAACAGCAATTTAGGCCAGATAAAAGAAATTGATGCCACACTCAATAAAAATGTTTTTGAACTAAGATATGGAAATTTAAATTATTATGATCCCCTTGTCAATAGCCTAGAGAAACTTAAAATTGTGGAAAAAAAACTTGAATCAACTCCAAGTTTTATTGATAAACAGGGGCAAGTAGAACTTCAAGAAATTCTCAAAAATTATATTTTGATTCAAGATCAAAAAGAAATTTTCATAGAAGAGTTTAAATCGAAAAATGCGGTTCTAAAAAACTCTTTATATTATTTTCCCATCTTAACTACTGAAATAAGGCAACAAGCCTTTTTGGTGGATGATGAGTTAGCTATTCGTATAAATGATTTGCTGCGAGATGTCCTAATTTATAATTTAACAGCTAGCGAAGAACTTGCCCCAAAAATTAATGAGCAAATCGAAGAACTGTCAAACAATCGAGAGCAATATATATCCGTTAAGGCTGCCGATCTCGATTTGGTTATCGCTCATGTCAATATAATTTTAAAAAATAAGCCGGCGGTCGATAGATTGCTAGAAACCTTGGTATCAATGCCAACTTTTCAGCGGAGCGATGATTTATATAAAACCTACACTCGCCAGTATGAGAAAGCTTTAGAAACGGTTGGAATTTACCGGGTTTTGCTGTATATATTTTCTATTGTGTTAATTAGCAGCATTTCCGCTTACATCATTCTAAAACTAAGAAGAGCAAGCCAGGTAGTTAATGCGGCCAAAGAAAAACTGCAACAAGCATTAGAAGCAACACAGGAAGCTGAAGAAAAATATCGCAGCATCTTTGAAAATTCAACAGATGGAATCTTTCAAACAACCGCCGAAGGACAATATCTCAATGCTAATCCCACCTTAGCTTACATTTATGGCTATTCATCGCCGGCAGAACTCATCGACACTGTCACCAACATTAGTAAGCAACTTTACGTTAACCCCAACCGGCGAGCCGAGTTTGTTGCTGCCCTACAGAAAAACGATTCAATCTCGCAATTTGAATCTCAAGTTTATTGCAAAGATGGCAGTATTATTTGGATTTCTGAAAATGCCCGTACCGTTAAAGATATTGCCGGCAACCTCCTTTACTACGAAGGCACGGTTGAAGACATTACCGAACGTAAGCGAGTGCAAGCAACCCTGCAAGAAAGTGAAAACCGCCTGCGGATGCAGCAAACCGCGCTCATGGAACTGGCGATGTGCCAGCCACTTTACAGCGGCGAATTGAATGCGGCATTGCCGGAGATTACCAAAACCGCAGCACACACTTTGAGCGTAGCACGAACCAGTGTGTGGCTTTACAGTGAAGACAAATCAGCCTTGCACTGCCTCGATCTGTACGAACTTAATCACTCCCAGCATTCCTTTGGAACTGAGCTGTATGCTGTTGATTATCCGGCTTATTTTAAGGCATTAGAAACTTACCGCGCCATCGCCGCGCATGACGCCCACAAAGACTCACGCACCAAAGAGTTTTCTGCATCCTATTCAACTCCCTTGGGAATTAACTCGATGCTAGATGTGCCCATTCGTCTCGGTGGGCAAACTGTAGGCGTGCTGTGTTTGGAACACGTAGGACCGGCTCGAAAATGGGCGCTAGAAGAACAGAACTTCACCAGTTACTTAGCTTACATGACTTCTCTGGCAATGGAATCGTGTGATCGCAAACGAGCACAAGAAGCACTGCGAGAAGAACAAGAAAAAGTTGAGCGCCTGCTTCTCAATATTTTGCCCCAACCGATTGCAGAACGCCTCAAACAAGAAACCGGCTCTATTGCCGACAGCTTTGAGGAAGTCACTGTCCTGTTTGCTGATATTGTAGGTTTTACTCAGCTTTCTGCCACCATTTCTCCTACCCAACTTGTCGAGTTACTGAATGAAATCTTTTCAACCTTTGACCAGCTAGCAGAACGGCACGATTTAGAAAAGATCAAGACCATAGGAGATGCCTATATGGTGGTCGGCGGTCTTCCTATGCCTCGTTCAGATCATGCACACGCGATCGCAGAAATGGCGATGGATATGCAACGAGAAGTTGCCAAGTTTAGTGTAAAAAATGGCCAACCTTTTAACATTCGCATTGGGATCAATACCGGCCCTGTGGTTGCCGGCGTCATCGGACTCAAAAAATTCATTTACGATCTCTGGGGAGATACGGTCAACACAGCTAGCCGCATGGAATCTCACGGCATTGCCGGTGCTATTCAAGTTACACAGAAAACCTACCAGTTATTACAAAATCAGTATAAATTTGAGCAACGGGGCCTCATTGAGGTAAAAGGTAAAGGGGAAATGGAAGTTTATCTACTCACCGGCAGAAAAGGAAAAGGCTAG
- a CDS encoding PAS domain S-box protein, protein MSLRNLTSRVSKRTKKIPLRHVLVVPFVIEIFVAVGLTGWLSLRNGQKAVNDVATELRNEITARIQLQLQTFLTTPHLVNQINADAIRLGHLKIDDLQTFERHFWQQMQLFDSVSAISLGTATGEYIGVESADDGSLRIAITDRTTNGDGYQYATDALGNRTQLVKINPNYDPRKRPWYIAAQQAGKPTWSEIYSVFAEPKLTITAGQPIYDNIGSLKGVVITDLIVSQIDEFLRSLKIGETGETFIIERSGMLVASSTFEKPFTMSKKGTIRRQASEMNDPLIRATTKHLKELTEQLTQIDRNCQTINCTISTTFNLKGERQFVQITPLGRGRWGERERGKSAKLLNAGSTNTLFQDPPDWLIVVVIPEADFMAQIEANTRSTILLCTAALFIAILLGLLTSRWIVRPILRLNAAAVALSEGNWNQIVPVEREDELGMLAHTFNEMTGQLRLLYGDLEANVVELMQAQKSLQRNEAKYRELVENANSIILRLDTEGNITFFNEFAQSFFGYTEAEIIGCKAIGTIVPQTDSAGSDLVAMLRDILQHPELYKLNENENIRRNGERVWVAWTTKALRDAKGNFTGILCIGGDISDRKRAENELHKERRYLAALVEVQSRLLAFQGNGNCYTEILEPLGQASRASRVYLFENHYDEADRLLTSQRAEWCAPAIQPEIDNPTLQNLSYNDFFPRWPEILSRGEAVAGNVSEFPANERQILESQGILSLLILPLIVNAEFFGFIGFDNCKEAVVWQPSEVALLRAAAAAIALHKERLLAQDALQKAKENLEIRVLERTAQLRESEDRFRKLSEATFEGIVVGEGGKIADANEAFARMFGCESSEKIGADVLEYIAPENRSNVRQNMLVGNENPYEAIGLRKDGSRFPIEIQAKVIPYQGEQVRVVAIRDITERKQAEVALRESEEKFSTAFRQSPNSITISTFPDGHLIDVSDGFSDITQYSRLEVLGRTTESLNLWVNSEDRIQIQQQIQRLGSLRNQEVLFRKKSGEVLVGLLSAEIIYLGGVRCILTVTSDITERKRAQEALARALQEQQSIFEAQLDIIFVFDLNLNLIKWNHRTEVVTGLSPAELQNRPALAFFPESEREIIAQAIQLALEERSEGSWTEGHLIGKDGVLLDYQFTGVPLKDEKGNTIGFTGAGRDITESNKAAAILRAEQENSERLLLNILPKAIAERLKLQTGPIAESFPESTVLFADIVGFTELSSQISPRELVNLLNQIFSRFDQLADRHDLEKIKTIGDAYMVVGGLPVPRLSHAEAIADMALDMQQEIRHFCRETNLSVNIRIGINSGPVVAGVIGLKKFIYDLWGDTVNTASRMESHGIPGAIQVSATTYQLLQHKYQFENRGMISVKGKGEMMTYLLLEKKATLD, encoded by the coding sequence ATGTCATTGAGAAATCTCACCAGCCGGGTTTCAAAACGTACTAAAAAAATACCTCTTCGCCATGTCCTCGTCGTGCCGTTCGTCATTGAAATCTTCGTGGCAGTGGGATTAACCGGCTGGCTGTCTTTACGCAACGGGCAAAAAGCCGTGAATGACGTTGCCACCGAATTACGCAACGAAATTACTGCCCGCATTCAACTGCAACTTCAAACCTTTTTAACAACTCCCCATCTCGTCAATCAAATTAACGCGGATGCGATTCGCCTCGGTCACTTAAAAATAGACGACTTGCAGACTTTTGAGCGCCATTTCTGGCAGCAAATGCAGTTATTCGACTCAGTCAGTGCGATTTCTCTGGGCACTGCAACCGGAGAATATATTGGTGTGGAAAGTGCAGATGATGGCAGTTTGCGAATTGCTATTACCGACCGCACCACCAACGGAGATGGCTATCAATATGCCACTGACGCATTAGGAAATCGAACCCAATTAGTCAAAATTAATCCAAACTACGATCCGCGAAAACGACCGTGGTATATCGCCGCTCAACAAGCCGGAAAGCCGACTTGGAGTGAAATTTACTCAGTTTTTGCGGAGCCGAAGTTGACCATTACTGCCGGCCAACCTATCTACGACAACATCGGCAGCTTGAAAGGCGTTGTAATCACCGATCTTATTGTCTCACAAATCGATGAATTTCTTCGCAGTTTAAAAATTGGTGAAACCGGAGAAACGTTCATCATAGAACGCTCTGGAATGCTTGTTGCTTCTTCAACGTTTGAGAAGCCATTCACGATGAGCAAAAAAGGCACAATCCGGCGTCAAGCTTCAGAAATGAACGATCCCCTGATTCGTGCCACAACAAAACACCTCAAAGAATTAACAGAACAGTTAACCCAAATAGACCGCAATTGTCAAACTATTAACTGCACAATTTCTACAACTTTTAACCTTAAAGGCGAGCGGCAATTCGTGCAAATCACGCCTCTGGGACGGGGAAGATGGGGAGAGAGGGAGAGAGGAAAAAGTGCAAAATTGTTAAATGCCGGCTCAACAAACACGCTTTTTCAAGATCCTCCAGACTGGCTAATTGTTGTTGTCATTCCCGAAGCCGATTTCATGGCACAGATCGAAGCCAATACGCGTTCTACGATTTTGCTGTGTACGGCAGCCTTATTTATCGCCATCTTGCTAGGGTTGCTGACTTCGCGCTGGATTGTCCGGCCTATTCTCCGGTTGAATGCTGCTGCTGTTGCTCTCTCTGAAGGAAACTGGAACCAGATCGTGCCGGTGGAACGCGAAGATGAATTGGGAATGCTGGCGCACACGTTTAACGAGATGACAGGACAACTGCGCCTGCTGTATGGCGATTTAGAAGCAAATGTGGTGGAATTGATGCAGGCGCAAAAATCCCTGCAACGCAATGAAGCGAAGTATCGGGAACTTGTCGAGAACGCCAACAGCATCATTTTGCGCCTAGATACCGAAGGCAATATCACCTTTTTTAACGAATTCGCTCAAAGCTTTTTCGGCTACACAGAAGCGGAAATTATCGGTTGCAAAGCCATCGGGACGATTGTTCCCCAGACTGATTCAGCCGGATCTGATCTCGTTGCAATGCTCAGGGATATCCTGCAACACCCAGAACTTTACAAGCTGAATGAGAATGAAAACATCCGGCGCAATGGTGAGCGCGTTTGGGTGGCTTGGACAACTAAAGCCTTGCGGGATGCAAAGGGTAACTTCACCGGCATCCTCTGCATTGGTGGTGATATTAGCGATCGCAAACGCGCAGAAAATGAACTGCACAAGGAAAGACGCTATTTGGCTGCGTTGGTGGAAGTACAAAGCCGGCTGCTGGCGTTTCAGGGCAACGGCAACTGCTATACAGAAATTCTAGAACCTTTAGGACAAGCCTCAAGGGCGAGCCGCGTTTATTTGTTTGAAAATCACTACGACGAAGCCGATCGTTTGCTAACAAGTCAGCGTGCCGAATGGTGTGCGCCGGCTATCCAACCAGAAATTGACAACCCCACTTTGCAAAACCTTTCCTATAATGATTTCTTTCCCCGCTGGCCGGAAATTTTATCTAGAGGGGAAGCGGTTGCCGGCAATGTCAGTGAATTTCCTGCAAATGAGCGTCAAATTTTAGAATCCCAAGGCATTCTTTCCCTGTTAATTTTGCCTCTGATTGTGAATGCGGAATTTTTCGGTTTTATCGGCTTTGATAACTGTAAAGAAGCCGTTGTTTGGCAACCGTCAGAAGTCGCTTTACTGCGGGCGGCGGCGGCGGCAATTGCACTGCACAAAGAGCGCCTTCTTGCACAAGATGCTCTGCAAAAAGCCAAGGAGAATTTAGAAATTCGAGTTTTGGAACGAACTGCCCAATTACGGGAAAGTGAAGACCGATTTCGTAAATTGTCTGAGGCGACGTTTGAAGGAATTGTTGTGGGCGAAGGCGGAAAGATTGCAGATGCGAATGAAGCGTTTGCCCGGATGTTTGGCTGCGAATCGAGTGAAAAAATTGGAGCGGATGTCCTAGAATATATCGCCCCGGAAAATCGATCAAATGTGCGGCAAAATATGCTGGTCGGCAATGAAAATCCCTATGAAGCAATTGGCTTGAGAAAGGACGGATCGAGGTTTCCAATTGAGATTCAAGCAAAGGTAATTCCTTACCAGGGAGAGCAGGTGAGGGTGGTTGCAATTCGGGATATCACAGAGCGCAAACAAGCTGAAGTTGCGCTGCGAGAGTCGGAGGAAAAGTTTTCCACTGCTTTTCGGCAAAGCCCTAATTCAATTACGATTTCTACGTTTCCAGATGGGCATTTGATCGATGTGAGTGATGGTTTTTCAGACATTACGCAGTATAGCCGGCTAGAAGTGCTCGGTCGCACGACAGAATCATTGAACTTGTGGGTAAATTCAGAGGATCGTATCCAAATTCAGCAGCAGATTCAAAGATTGGGAAGCCTTCGCAATCAGGAAGTTTTATTTCGCAAAAAGTCAGGCGAGGTACTTGTCGGGTTATTATCGGCTGAAATTATTTATTTGGGTGGGGTGCGCTGTATCCTTACAGTAACAAGTGATATTACAGAACGCAAACGGGCGCAAGAGGCACTGGCAAGGGCGCTACAGGAACAGCAGAGCATTTTTGAGGCGCAGTTAGATATTATTTTTGTGTTTGATTTGAATCTGAATCTTATTAAATGGAACCACCGCACGGAGGTTGTTACGGGGCTTTCGCCGGCTGAGCTTCAAAACCGGCCTGCTTTGGCTTTTTTCCCAGAATCAGAACGAGAAATCATCGCGCAAGCCATTCAATTAGCTTTGGAAGAACGATCAGAAGGTTCTTGGACGGAGGGGCATTTGATCGGTAAAGATGGGGTTTTGTTAGACTACCAATTTACCGGGGTGCCGCTGAAGGATGAAAAGGGAAATACTATCGGTTTTACGGGTGCCGGTAGAGATATCACAGAATCGAACAAAGCGGCAGCGATCTTGCGTGCTGAACAGGAAAATTCCGAGCGTTTGTTGCTGAATATTTTACCCAAAGCTATCGCAGAGCGGTTGAAATTGCAAACCGGCCCGATTGCAGAAAGTTTTCCAGAAAGCACGGTTCTTTTTGCTGATATTGTTGGGTTTACCGAGCTTTCTTCCCAGATTTCTCCAAGAGAATTAGTTAATTTGCTCAATCAGATTTTTTCCAGATTCGATCAACTGGCAGATCGGCACGATTTGGAAAAGATAAAGACAATTGGGGATGCTTATATGGTTGTGGGAGGATTGCCGGTGCCTCGACTCTCTCACGCTGAAGCGATTGCCGATATGGCTCTGGATATGCAGCAAGAAATTCGTCATTTTTGCCGGGAAACTAACTTATCTGTTAATATCCGCATTGGCATCAATTCCGGGCCGGTTGTTGCAGGGGTAATTGGTCTTAAAAAGTTCATTTATGATTTATGGGGTGATACTGTAAATACCGCAAGCAGAATGGAATCTCACGGGATTCCGGGTGCGATTCAAGTTAGCGCGACAACTTATCAACTTTTACAGCATAAGTATCAATTTGAGAATCGCGGTATGATTTCTGTGAAGGGGAAGGGAGAGATGATGACTTATTTGCTTCTCGAAAAAAAAGCTACCTTGGATTAA
- a CDS encoding cytochrome-c peroxidase: MNQLKFFKKFKLRFYLLAIILVVFLITFPWQQFHQVKESQIATVAKEVVKTTVVPEPVQPIPLYIKLNNKKVVLGDKLFHDPQLSHNNTISCASCHSLKTGGVDRSPFSFGINGAVGFFNAPTVYNSGFNFKQNWDGRSDTLEAQIDSTVPNPISMGATWPEIVKKLKKSPEYVKVFNDLYSNGITGDNIKDAIATFERSLYTPNSRFDKFLRGDKNAITEEEKEGYRIFKDYGCVSCHQGVNLGGNLFQKFGIISDPFAGRDVKKADLGRYNITGNEEDRYVFKVPSLRNITLTPPYFHDGSIKTIEEAIAVMAQYQLGRQLSPKQLDLMSKFLRTLNGEYQGNPL; encoded by the coding sequence ATGAACCAACTTAAATTTTTTAAAAAGTTCAAACTTCGCTTTTACCTTCTTGCTATCATCCTGGTTGTTTTTTTAATTACTTTCCCTTGGCAGCAGTTTCATCAAGTAAAGGAATCGCAAATCGCTACAGTTGCAAAAGAGGTGGTAAAAACCACGGTTGTTCCTGAACCTGTTCAGCCAATTCCACTGTACATCAAACTAAATAATAAAAAAGTTGTTCTGGGAGATAAACTCTTCCATGACCCGCAGCTTTCTCACAATAATACGATTTCCTGTGCAAGTTGCCACAGTTTGAAAACAGGAGGCGTGGATCGCTCACCCTTTTCTTTTGGCATCAACGGTGCAGTCGGTTTTTTCAATGCTCCTACAGTTTATAACAGCGGATTCAATTTTAAACAAAACTGGGATGGGCGTTCTGATACTTTAGAAGCTCAGATTGATAGCACCGTTCCAAATCCGATCAGCATGGGCGCGACTTGGCCAGAAATTGTTAAAAAACTGAAGAAATCTCCAGAGTATGTTAAAGTTTTTAACGATTTGTACTCGAATGGCATTACCGGCGACAACATCAAAGATGCCATTGCAACTTTCGAGCGGTCTTTATATACGCCTAATTCCCGGTTTGATAAGTTTTTGAGAGGAGATAAAAATGCTATTACCGAAGAAGAAAAAGAAGGCTATCGCATTTTTAAAGACTATGGCTGTGTGAGCTGTCACCAAGGCGTTAACTTGGGGGGAAATTTATTTCAGAAATTTGGCATCATCAGCGACCCCTTTGCCGGTCGAGATGTCAAGAAAGCCGATTTAGGACGCTATAATATCACCGGCAATGAGGAAGATCGCTACGTTTTTAAGGTGCCGAGTCTGCGAAATATCACTCTGACACCCCCTTATTTTCACGATGGTTCAATCAAAACCATCGAAGAAGCTATTGCTGTGATGGCACAGTATCAATTAGGACGCCAGCTATCACCCAAACAGCTCGATTTGATGAGCAAGTTTCTGAGAACCCTGAATGGTGAATATCAAGGGAATCCATTATGA